One region of Edaphobacter bradus genomic DNA includes:
- a CDS encoding class I SAM-dependent rRNA methyltransferase, giving the protein MVRRNMERARASEPRVAEGAAHGPAAVIARRAADRLRAGHLWVYRSDVETLVPAVGAVEIAGGSLVSVLDGRGIPLGSGLYSAASQIAVRMVSGAAPVGRGEYLASLRERAGAALRLREDLVAEGDACRLIFSEADGLPGIVADRYNDLVILQLLTQGTAQEDVRRVLVEVVKERFPEATMWERPDPRIRELEELAAPSDKPLYSSGVAKTTTVFTINGVRFNYDAGAGQKTGAFLDQRLNYAAAARYAKGVALDVCTYQGGFALHLAQRCKRVTGVDASRAALEVADSNLTLNAGMVAEVDWIEADAFELLREYDATGQRFDTIVLDPPAFAKSKRAVEGALRGYKELNLRAMKMLREGGTLVTCSCSHHVSPEEFRGVVAAAASDAGKRVQVMEVRGAAPDHPDVLTLPETNYLKCLICRVG; this is encoded by the coding sequence ATGGTTCGACGAAATATGGAGAGAGCGCGGGCCTCTGAGCCGCGTGTGGCTGAGGGCGCGGCGCATGGGCCGGCGGCCGTGATAGCGCGGCGGGCAGCGGATCGTCTCCGGGCGGGGCACCTGTGGGTGTACCGGTCGGATGTGGAGACGCTGGTGCCTGCGGTGGGAGCGGTGGAGATCGCCGGCGGGTCGTTGGTGTCTGTGCTGGATGGCCGCGGGATTCCGCTGGGAAGCGGACTGTATAGCGCGGCGTCGCAGATTGCGGTGAGGATGGTGTCGGGTGCGGCGCCGGTGGGGCGCGGGGAGTATCTGGCGTCACTCAGAGAACGGGCAGGCGCGGCTCTGCGGCTGCGGGAGGACCTGGTCGCAGAGGGAGATGCCTGCCGGTTGATCTTCTCCGAAGCGGATGGGCTGCCGGGGATTGTGGCGGACCGGTACAACGACCTTGTGATTCTGCAACTGCTGACGCAGGGGACGGCGCAGGAAGACGTCCGGCGCGTGCTGGTGGAGGTCGTGAAGGAACGGTTCCCTGAGGCGACGATGTGGGAGCGGCCGGACCCAAGGATTCGGGAACTCGAAGAGCTGGCGGCCCCATCGGACAAGCCGCTGTATTCGAGCGGAGTGGCGAAGACGACGACGGTATTCACGATCAATGGGGTCAGGTTCAACTATGACGCCGGGGCCGGGCAGAAGACGGGAGCGTTTCTCGATCAGAGGCTGAACTATGCGGCCGCAGCCAGGTATGCAAAAGGCGTGGCGCTCGACGTGTGCACGTATCAGGGCGGGTTTGCGCTGCATCTGGCGCAGCGTTGCAAGCGGGTGACGGGGGTGGACGCGAGCCGCGCGGCACTGGAAGTGGCAGATAGCAATCTGACGCTTAATGCGGGAATGGTGGCAGAGGTCGACTGGATTGAGGCCGACGCGTTTGAGCTGCTGCGGGAGTACGACGCGACAGGGCAGCGGTTCGATACGATCGTGCTCGATCCCCCCGCGTTTGCGAAGTCGAAGCGGGCCGTGGAGGGAGCGCTGCGCGGGTACAAGGAGCTGAACCTGCGCGCGATGAAGATGCTGCGGGAGGGCGGGACGCTGGTGACGTGCTCGTGCTCGCACCATGTCTCTCCGGAGGAGTTTCGCGGAGTGGTGGCGGCTGCTGCTTCGGATGCAGGCAAGAGGGTGCAGGTGATGGAGGTGCGGGGCGCGGCTCCGGACCATCCGGATGTGCTAACGCTGCCGGAGACGAACTATCTGAAGTGCCTGATCTGCCGGGTGGGCTAG
- a CDS encoding DUF2252 domain-containing protein — protein MSMSPEPQERRALGQKRRKQIRRLEHGGWDGKKRKESPLKLMEASMRERVPSLVALKYERMAASPFGYFRGAVPVMAYDLSLVGNTGIVCQLCGDAHVRNLGAYAAQDGRLVFDINDFDETIAGPFEWDVKRMAASLVLAGREAGSKNVHCRDAAMVFAERYRMSMLEFAQLPVIEMARYQVHRLRDIATLEGILRLAERAIPMHTLMSLTEVRGQENAAVAGKKKQAAKELKTVTKNSAAEKESAKAAAKTTTQDRVFKTSPPVLTRLTGAMADKVLAALKSYEVNLQPERRRLLAQYRPVDVSFKVVGTGSVGLRDYCVYLQGNGANDPLFLQIKQEVSSAYAPYVGKLHGAWKESSHQGRRVVEGERAMQVQSDPFLGWTTLDGRDYLVRQLNDHKASIQVEDLRATSLMEYAEVCGELLARGHARSGDCQQLAGYLGKAPRFDEGVVRFGEVYADQTEADWKQLVGWLKRSNKRAGKRSGKAVPAGKK, from the coding sequence ATGAGCATGTCTCCCGAGCCCCAGGAGCGTCGCGCTCTGGGGCAGAAGCGGCGCAAGCAGATTCGACGCCTGGAACACGGCGGCTGGGATGGGAAGAAGCGTAAGGAGAGTCCTCTGAAGCTGATGGAGGCCTCGATGCGCGAGAGGGTGCCATCGCTGGTGGCGCTGAAGTATGAGCGCATGGCCGCCTCGCCGTTCGGGTACTTTCGCGGCGCGGTTCCGGTGATGGCGTATGACCTGTCGCTGGTGGGCAACACGGGGATCGTGTGCCAGCTTTGCGGCGACGCGCATGTGCGCAACCTGGGGGCGTACGCGGCGCAGGATGGAAGGCTGGTTTTCGACATCAACGACTTCGATGAGACGATCGCAGGGCCCTTTGAGTGGGACGTGAAGCGGATGGCGGCAAGCCTGGTTCTCGCCGGCCGTGAGGCGGGGTCGAAGAATGTGCACTGCCGCGACGCGGCGATGGTATTTGCCGAGCGGTACCGGATGAGCATGCTGGAGTTCGCGCAATTGCCGGTGATTGAGATGGCGCGCTACCAGGTGCACCGGTTGAGGGATATCGCGACCCTGGAGGGGATTCTGCGGCTGGCGGAGCGCGCGATTCCGATGCATACGCTGATGTCGCTGACAGAGGTGCGGGGTCAGGAGAACGCTGCTGTTGCGGGAAAGAAGAAGCAGGCTGCAAAAGAATTGAAGACGGTGACGAAGAACTCCGCTGCGGAGAAAGAATCGGCTAAGGCTGCAGCGAAGACGACGACGCAGGACAGGGTCTTCAAGACATCGCCGCCTGTACTGACGCGGTTGACGGGCGCGATGGCCGACAAGGTGCTCGCCGCACTGAAGTCTTACGAAGTGAACCTGCAGCCGGAGCGGCGGCGGCTGCTGGCACAGTATAGGCCAGTGGATGTCTCATTCAAGGTCGTGGGCACGGGCTCGGTGGGATTGCGCGACTATTGCGTGTACTTGCAGGGCAACGGGGCGAACGATCCGCTCTTTCTACAGATCAAGCAAGAGGTATCTTCGGCGTATGCGCCGTATGTGGGCAAGCTGCATGGCGCATGGAAAGAGTCGAGTCATCAGGGGCGTCGCGTGGTGGAAGGAGAGCGCGCGATGCAGGTGCAGTCAGACCCGTTTCTGGGCTGGACAACGCTCGATGGGCGGGACTACCTGGTGCGGCAGTTGAATGATCACAAGGCATCGATTCAGGTGGAGGACTTGAGAGCGACGAGCCTGATGGAGTACGCCGAGGTGTGTGGCGAGTTGCTGGCACGCGGCCATGCGCGGTCGGGCGACTGCCAGCAACTGGCTGGCTACCTGGGCAAGGCACCGCGGTTTGACGAGGGTGTGGTGCGGTTCGGCGAGGTGTATGCGGACCAGACGGAGGCCGACTGGAAGCAGTTGGTGGGATGGCTGAAGCGGTCTAACAAGCGCGCTGGCAAGAGGTCTGGCAAGGCGGTTCCGGCGGGTAAGAAGTAG
- a CDS encoding glycerophosphodiester phosphodiesterase family protein, which translates to MAIRILCGAVFCAGLTATTMLAQETNPYLQLMTKAGDHAKAHGALQPVLSPQDTTVLNGEVPLKELQATGFKVVPWTTNEPEKMRQLIRMGVDGIISDRPDILQQVLTEERAAATEAQKKALESFDVSAHRGGRGLRPENTLPSFEAGLDHLATTLETDTGVTKDGVSLIWHDQFLSPRSCRRADGAPYTMENRVYLRDISSADAQKTFVCDKLYFGPDQKNDLSLSPVAAAFAKKEGLISPYVPTYAAQLFRFVSFYVEYYSKGPGRGQAHAKERAENAAHVRFNMETKLLPENLPVPAGAKDPEEYRNHTVGPQAFVNALCGAIVSNHMESRAEVQSFDFRTLILVEEQHPNIPTYYLTSGGKSLSTELVPETLRTSDAAK; encoded by the coding sequence ATGGCCATACGAATTCTATGCGGCGCAGTCTTCTGCGCTGGTTTGACGGCGACGACGATGCTGGCGCAAGAGACGAATCCGTACCTGCAACTGATGACCAAGGCGGGAGACCATGCGAAGGCGCACGGCGCGCTACAGCCAGTGCTCTCTCCGCAGGACACGACAGTGCTGAACGGCGAGGTCCCGTTGAAGGAGCTGCAGGCGACGGGCTTCAAGGTCGTTCCGTGGACGACGAACGAGCCGGAGAAGATGCGGCAGCTCATTCGCATGGGAGTGGACGGAATCATCTCGGACCGGCCGGATATTCTGCAGCAGGTTCTTACCGAAGAGCGCGCGGCGGCGACTGAAGCGCAAAAGAAGGCGCTGGAGAGCTTCGATGTCTCGGCGCATCGCGGAGGGCGCGGGTTGCGGCCGGAGAATACGCTGCCGTCGTTCGAGGCGGGGTTGGACCATCTGGCGACGACGCTCGAGACGGACACGGGCGTGACGAAGGATGGCGTCTCCTTGATATGGCATGACCAGTTTCTGAGTCCGCGCTCGTGTCGCAGAGCCGATGGCGCCCCGTACACAATGGAGAACCGCGTGTATCTGCGCGACATCTCGAGCGCGGACGCGCAGAAGACTTTCGTCTGCGACAAGCTCTACTTTGGGCCAGACCAGAAGAACGACCTTTCGCTGTCGCCGGTTGCGGCGGCGTTTGCGAAGAAGGAGGGGTTGATCAGCCCGTATGTTCCGACATACGCGGCGCAGCTCTTCCGGTTTGTGAGTTTTTACGTGGAGTACTACAGCAAGGGCCCGGGTCGGGGCCAGGCGCATGCGAAGGAGCGGGCTGAGAACGCGGCGCACGTGCGGTTCAACATGGAGACCAAGCTTCTGCCGGAGAACCTTCCGGTTCCGGCGGGAGCGAAAGATCCAGAGGAGTACAGGAACCACACTGTTGGGCCGCAGGCGTTTGTGAATGCGCTGTGCGGAGCAATCGTGAGCAACCATATGGAGTCGCGTGCCGAGGTGCAGAGCTTTGATTTTCGGACGCTGATTCTGGTGGAGGAGCAGCATCCCAATATCCCCACCTACTACCTGACAAGCGGCGGCAAGTCCCTGAGCACGGAGCTGGTTCCGGAGACTCTGCGGACGTCTGACGCTGCGAAATGA